The proteins below come from a single Oncorhynchus gorbuscha isolate QuinsamMale2020 ecotype Even-year linkage group LG12, OgorEven_v1.0, whole genome shotgun sequence genomic window:
- the fbxo45 gene encoding F-box/SPRY domain-containing protein 1 isoform X2, whose protein sequence is MSGAAAGGASSCIGAAAASCSSAGSSYVAAGGEVGIAGRLPSRVLEHVFSYLDLYDLMRCSLVCWHWNNCLADENSEVWRSLCARSLSEEALRSDILCNLTTYKGKLKSYLHALSSHDCSRNVYMKKNGFTLHRNPIAQSTDGARGKIGFSEGRHAWEIWWEGPLGTVAVIGIATKRAAMQCQGYVALLGSDDQSWGWNLVDNNLLHNGEVNGNFPQCNNAPKYQIGERIRVILDMDNKTLAFERGFEFLGVAFRGLPKACLFPAVSAVYGNTEVTMVYLGTPLDG, encoded by the exons ATGTCGGGAGCGGCCGCCGGAGGGGCGTCCTCTTGCATCGGCGCAGCCGCTGCCAGTTGTAGCTCAGCTGGGTCGTCCTATGTTGCAGCGGGCGGGGAAGTGGGAATAGCAGGCAGGCTACCTAGTCGGGTTCTGGAGCATGTGTTCTCCTATCTGGACTTGTATGATTTGATGCGGTGCTCGTTGGTGTGCTGGCACTGGAACAACTGCCTCGCTGATGAGAACAGCGAGGTGTGGCGGAGTCTGTGCGCTCGCTCTCTTAGTGAAGAGGCACTGCGTTCCGACATTCTTTGCAATCTGACAACATACAAGGGAAAG CTCAAGTCCTACCTGCACGCTCTGAGTTCCCACGACTGCTCACGCAACGTCTACATGAAGAAGAACGGTTTCACCCTTCACCGCAACCCCATCGCCCAGAGCACCGACGGAGCCCGTGGCAAGATCGGCTTCTCTGAGGGCCGCCATGCCTGGGAGATCTGGTGGGAGGGGCCCCTGGGGACCGTGGCAGTGATAGGCATTGCCACTAAGCGTGCTGCCATGCAATGCCAGGGCTATGTGGCCCTCCTGGGAAGTGACGACCAGAGCTGGGGCTGGAATCTGGTGGATAACAACCTGCTCCACAATGGGGAGGTGAACGGGAACTTCCCTCAGTGCAACAACGCACCCAAATACCAG ATCGGGGAGAGGATACGAGTGATTCTTGACATGGATAACAAGACCTTGGCCTTCGAGAGAGGCTTTGAGTTTCTGGGAGTGGCCTTCAGAGGGCTGCCTAAAGCCTGCCTCTTCCCGGCTGTCTCAGCTGTCTATGGCAACACTGAGGTGACCATGGTCTACCTTGGCACGCCTCTGGATGGATAG
- the nrros gene encoding transforming growth factor beta activator LRRC33: MPIQGLLPTLVCLTIWTLWSLLIPALSHPHHSLCRLTQKIALCSDSEISSVPRDLPDNIEELHLTHNHIQMLQDDSLSRYISLRTLSCAKNRLETVGSKLFHNSPHLESLNLAANQLHVGYQETSRALLTLSRLKVLDLSENQLTNDIASVLLQNMTSLEYLNLSRNLLLRLDESSFSDLHQLRELDLQRNMLFEIVDAFDHLHKLQRLNLAFNHLACLMDFDMTQLVVLNASHNNIEWFIANQDLQETFQLETLDLTNNNLLFFPFLPIQSRLRNLHLSQNRVSFYEHLADTAGYPNWTNSVQFFNLRGNVTNVTAQLWDESLHGDISSLVLLDLSGNQVGYFPQGFISKMPSLVRLRMQTNCLEVLNLTLEKLPGTLYELDVSNNRLTELHADQGSLSELGKLSYLNLSQNDLQSLPPRLFSSLTSISSVDISFNRIGICPLEEWGGNRDGGNQSDCVVWRNIISLRQLHLSGCNLGRLPSSAFTGTPLTHLELSNNPELNIGPRSIVGLSRTLHHLGLGNTGLRDFDFSHFHHLKSLNISRNSLTQLPASLQRLELRLLDLRDNKLNTVPSDQANTLSLKLQTVFLNGNTFNCCQLDWYRTFERAKTVNIIDLSDISCQDLTKNTHKVVFLDPLMCGGSEEESVYWYILLFIVPVLCLVGISVIFLLTFRPRLLPKAIKNKCRRPTSY; encoded by the exons ATGCCCATCCAAGGCCTACTCCCTACCCTGGTCTGTCTCACCATCTGGACCCTGTGGAGCCTGCTAATACCTGCCCTCAGCCACCCTCACCACAGCCTCTGCAGACTG ACCCAAAAGATTGCTCTCTGTAGTGATAGTGAGATCTCATCTGTGCCGAGGGACCTACCGGACAACATAGAGGAACTCCACCTGACCCATAACCACATTCAGATGCTACAAGATGACTCCCTCTCCCGCTACATCTCCCTTCGCACTCTAAGCTGTGCAAAAAACCGCTTGGAGACAGTGGGGTCAAAACTCTTTCACAACTCACCTCATCTAGAGAGCCTCAATCTAGCTGCCAATCAACTTCACGTTGGATACCAGGAAACTAGCAGGGCACTGCTCACCCTGTCTAGACTCAAAGTTCTGGATCTGTCAGAAAACCAGCTTACAAACGACATAGCTTCGGTCCTCCTCCAGAATATGACATCCCTGGAGTACCTCAACCTTTCCAGGAACCTCCTGCTGAGGCTGGACGAAAGTTCCTTCAGCGacctccaccagctcagagagcTGGACCTGCAGAGGAACATGCTGTTTGAGATCGTTGATGCCTTTGACCACCTGCACAAGCTCCAGAGACTAAACCTGGCCTTCAACCACCTGGCCTGCCTGATGGACTTCGACATGACCCAGCTCGTGGTGCTCAACGCAAGTCACAACAACATTGAGTGGTTCATAGCCAACCAGGACCTCCAGGAAACTTTCCAGCTGGAGACCCTGGATCTCACCAACAACAACCTCCTTTTCTTCCCCTTCCTTCCCATCCAGAGCCGCCTGAGGAACCTCCATCTGTCCCAGAACAGGGTGAGCTTCTACGAACACCTGGCAGACACCGCTGGCTACCCAAACTGGACCAACAGTGTCCAGTTCTTCAACCTGAGGGGCAACGTGACCAATGTCACAGCCCAGCTGTGGGACGAGAGCCTTCACGGTGACATCTCCTCTCTAGTCCTGCTGGATCTGAGTGGAAATCAGGTGGGCTACTTCCCCCAAGGGTTTATCAGCAAAATGCCTAGCCTGGTCAGGCTCAGGATGCAGACAAACTGTCTTGAGGTTTTAAATCTAACACTGGAAAAACTTCCAGGGACGTTGTACGAGTTGGATGTGAGCAACAATAGATTGACGGAGCTCCATGCTGACCAAGGTAGTTTAAGTGAGTTAGGAAAACTGAGCTATCTCAACCTGAGCCAGAATGACCTGCAGAGTCTTCCTCCTAGActgttctcctctctcaccaGCATCAGCTCTGTGGATATCAGCTTTAACAGAATTGGCATATGCCCCCTTGAGGAATGGGGAGGGAACAGAGATGGGGGTAACCAATCAGACTGTGTTGTTTGGAGAAACATTATCTCCCTGAGACAGCTCCACCTATCAGGGTGCAACCTGGGGAGACTGCCGTCGTCAGCATTCACAGGGACACCTCTAACACACCTGGAGTTGTCTAACAACCCAGAACTCAACATTGGGCCCAGATCGATAGTAGGCCTCAGCAGAACTTTACACCATCTAGGATTGGGAAACACAGGCCTGAGAGACTTTGACTTCTCCCATTTCCACCACTTAAAGTCTTTGAACATTTCCAGAAACTCTCTTACTCAGCTCCCTGCTTCACTGCAACGCCTTGAGCTGAGGCTGCTGGACCTGAGGGACAACAAACTTAACACTGTCCCCTCAGATCAGGCTAACACATTATCCTTGAAACTACAGACTGTTTTTCTTAATGGAAACACTTTCAACTGCTGCCAGTTGGACTGGTACAGGACGTTTGAGAGGGCGAAAACGGTCAATATCATCGACCTCTCAGACATTTCATGTCAGGATCTGACAAAAAATACACACAAAGTGGTGTTTTTAGACCCTTTAATGTGTGGTGGGAGTGAGGAGGAGTCTGTATACTGGTACATCCTGTTGTTTATCGTACCTGTCCTCTGCCTGGTTGGGATTTCTGTCATCTTCCTGCTCACCTTCAGGCCCAGACTGCTTCCCAAGGCCATTAAAAATAAATGCCGGAGGCCCACGTCATACTGA
- the LOC123991206 gene encoding myelin-associated neurite-outgrowth inhibitor-like isoform X1 — protein sequence MNPVYNPAPTGVPYVNPKGHLVGYPAGFPGGYSAGPAYTPNMYHPGANHPAFPTGYAPGTPFKMTCSPTTGAVPPYSSSPNLYPAAVFPVRSTYPQQNPYTQQQGTYYTQPLYAAPPHVIHHTTVVQSNGMPAAMYAPPMHHQSRPHNGVATGMIAGTTMAMSAGTLLTHSPTPHQVTMPTYRHPGVPTYSYVPPQW from the exons ATGAACCCAGTGTACAACCCTGCACCAACAGGGGTCCCCTATGTCAACCCTAAGGGACATTTAGTAGGATACCCAG CTGGATTTCCTGGGGGGTACTCGGCTGGCCCTGCTTACACTCCCAACATGTACCACCCTGGAGCCAACCACCCAGCCTTCCCCACAG GTTACGCTCCGGGCACTCCTTTTAAAATGACCTGCTCGCCCACCACGGGGGCTGTCCCACCCTACTCCTCATCACCCAACCTCTATCCTGCAGCAGTCTTCCCTGTGAGGAGCACCTACCCCCAACAGAACCCCTACACAcag CAGCAAGGCACTTACTACACACAGCCTCTGTACGCAGCCCCACCCCATGTCATTCATCACACTACAGTGGTCCAGTCCAATGGGATGCCAGCAGCCATGTATGCCCCGCCCATGCATCACCAGTCCCGCCCCCACAACGGCGTAGCCACGGGGATGATAGCAGGGACCACTATGGCCATGTCAGCCG GAACTTTGTTGACGCACTCCCCGACCCCCCACCAAGTTACAATGCCCACATATCGACACCCAGGCGTGCCCACCTACAGCTATGTTCCCCCCCAGTGGTAA
- the LOC123991206 gene encoding myelin-associated neurite-outgrowth inhibitor-like isoform X2, protein MNPVYNPAPTGVPYVNPKGHLVGYPAGFPGGYSAGPAYTPNMYHPGANHPAFPTGYAPGTPFKMTCSPTTGAVPPYSSSPNLYPAAVFPVRSTYPQQNPYTQQGTYYTQPLYAAPPHVIHHTTVVQSNGMPAAMYAPPMHHQSRPHNGVATGMIAGTTMAMSAGTLLTHSPTPHQVTMPTYRHPGVPTYSYVPPQW, encoded by the exons ATGAACCCAGTGTACAACCCTGCACCAACAGGGGTCCCCTATGTCAACCCTAAGGGACATTTAGTAGGATACCCAG CTGGATTTCCTGGGGGGTACTCGGCTGGCCCTGCTTACACTCCCAACATGTACCACCCTGGAGCCAACCACCCAGCCTTCCCCACAG GTTACGCTCCGGGCACTCCTTTTAAAATGACCTGCTCGCCCACCACGGGGGCTGTCCCACCCTACTCCTCATCACCCAACCTCTATCCTGCAGCAGTCTTCCCTGTGAGGAGCACCTACCCCCAACAGAACCCCTACACAcag CAAGGCACTTACTACACACAGCCTCTGTACGCAGCCCCACCCCATGTCATTCATCACACTACAGTGGTCCAGTCCAATGGGATGCCAGCAGCCATGTATGCCCCGCCCATGCATCACCAGTCCCGCCCCCACAACGGCGTAGCCACGGGGATGATAGCAGGGACCACTATGGCCATGTCAGCCG GAACTTTGTTGACGCACTCCCCGACCCCCCACCAAGTTACAATGCCCACATATCGACACCCAGGCGTGCCCACCTACAGCTATGTTCCCCCCCAGTGGTAA
- the fbxo45 gene encoding F-box/SPRY domain-containing protein 1 isoform X1, with translation MSGAAAGGASSCIGAAAASCSSAGSSYVAAGGEVGIAGRLPSRVLEHVFSYLDLYDLMRCSLVCWHWNNCLADENSEVWRSLCARSLSEEALRSDILCNLTTYKGKLKSYLHALSSHDCSRNVYMKKNGFTLHRNPIAQSTDGARGKIGFSEGRHAWEIWWEGPLGTVAVIGIATKRAAMQCQGYVALLGSDDQSWGWNLVDNNLLHNGEVNGNFPQCNNAPKYQCNGVHPQIGERIRVILDMDNKTLAFERGFEFLGVAFRGLPKACLFPAVSAVYGNTEVTMVYLGTPLDG, from the exons ATGTCGGGAGCGGCCGCCGGAGGGGCGTCCTCTTGCATCGGCGCAGCCGCTGCCAGTTGTAGCTCAGCTGGGTCGTCCTATGTTGCAGCGGGCGGGGAAGTGGGAATAGCAGGCAGGCTACCTAGTCGGGTTCTGGAGCATGTGTTCTCCTATCTGGACTTGTATGATTTGATGCGGTGCTCGTTGGTGTGCTGGCACTGGAACAACTGCCTCGCTGATGAGAACAGCGAGGTGTGGCGGAGTCTGTGCGCTCGCTCTCTTAGTGAAGAGGCACTGCGTTCCGACATTCTTTGCAATCTGACAACATACAAGGGAAAG CTCAAGTCCTACCTGCACGCTCTGAGTTCCCACGACTGCTCACGCAACGTCTACATGAAGAAGAACGGTTTCACCCTTCACCGCAACCCCATCGCCCAGAGCACCGACGGAGCCCGTGGCAAGATCGGCTTCTCTGAGGGCCGCCATGCCTGGGAGATCTGGTGGGAGGGGCCCCTGGGGACCGTGGCAGTGATAGGCATTGCCACTAAGCGTGCTGCCATGCAATGCCAGGGCTATGTGGCCCTCCTGGGAAGTGACGACCAGAGCTGGGGCTGGAATCTGGTGGATAACAACCTGCTCCACAATGGGGAGGTGAACGGGAACTTCCCTCAGTGCAACAACGCACCCAAATACCAG TGTAATGGTGTCCATCCACAGATCGGGGAGAGGATACGAGTGATTCTTGACATGGATAACAAGACCTTGGCCTTCGAGAGAGGCTTTGAGTTTCTGGGAGTGGCCTTCAGAGGGCTGCCTAAAGCCTGCCTCTTCCCGGCTGTCTCAGCTGTCTATGGCAACACTGAGGTGACCATGGTCTACCTTGGCACGCCTCTGGATGGATAG